The DNA window GACGGCTACTGGTTCCTCGTGCGTGGGCAGAACTGCGGCGGCAGCGGAAGCTACGATGAAGGTGTTCCAGCTCAGGGTGCGTCGAGGGATGCAAGGATCGTGGCGTCGGGTCACGACTGTCCATAAGGGCAACCAAACCGCGGCAGTCGGATGGCTGGGCTGCGGGCGTCGAGAGGCTTAACCCACAGGATCGGGCGGCTGAACCTGGAAGATGGCCGTGGCGCGCAGGATCGCCTTCTGCTCGGCGGCCGTCAGGGTCGGCGGGGCGAGGTGGGGCATAGGCACCTCCCGTCCGATGGGGCCAGCGGCGGGGGAGGAAGTCAAGGAGAACGATGTGCGCGCCGAGGTGGGCCACGCATGTCGCTCATTACAAGACAGCGAGATGGTCGCCACGACGGGGCAGGGGTGCTTCGGCAGCGCACCACGCACCGACGGGTCAGCGGCGCAAGCGCGGCCTCGACGACGGCTCGAAACGTGGCGCCTCGATGACGGGGATCTCCGGCGCCGAGCGCACGCGCGCGGCGACACCAGCGGTCGGCGAACCGCACGTCGGCGAGGGGCAATCGAATGCGCCCTCCGTCGGGGTCTGGCGGCAGATCGCTTCGCCGCCGTCCATGCAGACCACCACCCCGGCGATCTCCGAGTTCCGCACGTGAGCGTTCGCGAACTGAGTGACGATCAGATCTCCGTTGAGTACTGTGTTTCCCAAGGCAAGCGACCCGCCAGCCCCCGCGCCCGCGTTTCCGTAAATGACGGGGGTCGTGTACGTGTCGATCGAGGCGCTGCGGCTGGAGCTCAAAGCGTACGACGTGGCGTCCCCTTCCGAACCGAGCGCGACACCGTTCAAGAGCGTGACGCTGCTCCAGTCGTCGTCGGCGATATGGACCCCACCGTTTTCGCGGAACACGCCTCCGAGGACATTGGCGTCGGAGCGATTCCCGACGCTCAAGCCGGCCACACGGTTGTTCTCGATCGTCGAGTCATTGATCGCCGCAAGGCTTCCGTAGAAGAGCAGGACTCCGATATCGCAGTGGCTCACGACCACGCGCTGCAGGTTAATCGAGCTGTCGGCGTTGACCACGATCCCGTAGAGCCCGTCGCCGACGGTGGAATCGAGGACGTGCACCTGGGCGCCGCGGTTCGCGAACAGTCCGTAGTTTCCCTGCCCGTGGACGCTCACTTGGGAGAAGAAGACCTCCGAGTCCCAACCGTGAACGAGGATTCCGATCTGGCCACCCTTCACGAACAATCCCTGCACGTTGGCCCGTACGTCGCCGATCTCGAGCACCGGCGAGTCGCTGGTGTCGCCCGTCGGCGCCTCGAGACCCGAATCGCCGGTCGCGTCAAGCAATGTCACGTCCTCGGAGTTGATGACGAAGTTCCCCTTGCACGTGCCGTGGAGATAGATGTCGACCTTGCCAATCGTCCCTGCCCTGGTCAGCGCTTTCTCCAGGGCGCCATGGACGCTACAATCGACGTCGATCCGCCGGGGCACGTCGGATCCGGCCGGCGGTGTGGGCAGAATCGAAGCCACGAGCACGCAAATCGTCACGCCGAACATGGGTGAGTCCCTCCTACCGGGCGTGGTCTTGACCAGCGACTACCGCAGGGAAAGTACGACGAAAGGACGATCGAAGCAACGCCATTAGGGAGGTCTGCCGCGGTGCAAGGACGCCCTCATTCGCTCGCGATCCGCCGGCCAGGGAGCGTCTTCCCGAGCTACCGGACGGACAGGCAGTCGAGAAGCGGAGAAGAGCCTAAACGTCCTGCCTGAGGAACGCCGGGATCGCGTACGTGCTGATGCCGTGGCTTTCGTGGTGACGCGCCGTCGCACGCCTCGAACATGTTCTCCAGTTCGATGCTGTTTACTTGGACCCCAAGTGCACCGCAGATACGAGTCCGCTGGAACGAACCCTTACGATCGCTGTATCTTATTCGCCATCAGCCACTTGGGAGGCGTTCTCTCTTTTGGCGTTGAGTTCGAGTCCTACTTGGTCGGGACCCCCCCAAGTGGGACTCGAACTCGCTCTCTACTCGTATCTCGCGATCACTTGGGGAGCCAACTTTCCAGAGCTACGAACTCCACCCCGTCCAACCGCACCCCAGCGTCGCGTTTCTGCGCGCCCTTTCAACGTTTCCGCGTAACCGCGTGCTCTCTCCGTTAACAGGAAGCCCCCGTGGGTGCGGCTTCCAGGTCAGAACTCTCTCCGCTCTCTCGGAAGCTGTTAACGGGATTTAACAGGCGGTGGGTTTCGCAGAACCTCGACGACCGAAGCTGTTAAGTGGTTAACAGGCGGACGCCAGCCGCCGGGCTGAAATCGTCAGGGGCGAGGGAAAAGCTCGTCGTAGAACCTCGCGAGGTCGGGCCGAAGCTGCTTGGCCCTGTCGAGGTCCTGCTGGAACTCTGCACTCCTGCCCAGACTTTCGAGGAACGAATGCAGATGCCCCAACACGGCGGGATCACCGTTGGCTAGCTGGATCGCGGTGCGATAACTGATAATAGCCTCGTCAACACGACCCAACTTCCCCTCGAGATCTGCCTTCGTCTCTTCGAGCCACGCGTCCTCGGAGGATATCTTCTGGATCTTCCCGCAGGTCTCGTAGGCATCGGCGTCCCGTCCGGCCTCTTGTTGGGCGATCGTGAGGTTGCGTAAAGCCTCGTAATAGTCCGGCTTAAGCGCAATCGCTCGTTGAAGCGCGTCGATCGCCTCCACGCTGTTTCCCGGGTTCCTCATGAGCCCTGTTCCGAGGTTATACCAAGTCCGGGCATCCTCGGGATGCAGCCGGGCGGCCTCCCGGTCGTGTTTGGTCGCCTGATTGGCGCAGTCGAACCTCTTCCGCTTCTCGAGTAGTTCCGTCCGCCGCCGGATTGGGGGGCTGTTTGGATCACCGGCACTGCGCTCGGCGGGAACGAACCCGCTCAACTCTTGATCGATAGCGCTGCAAATGGCGCCGTACGCGGCCCCGAGATTGAGGTTGGCTTTCCAGTCGCCGGGGTCGATCTCGAGGGCAGTCTGAAGAGGTCCTATCGCGTCCTCACGCTTTCCCTGTTGGAGCAACACGTACCCAATGTTGCGGTGGGCGCGACCGTCGTTGGGTCGAGTAGCGAGGACTTTATGGAAGTACTCCAGTGCTGTTGGGTAGGCGAATATCTCCTCATAGCCGATCCCAACAAAGTAAAGGGCTTCTGGGTCGGCCGCGTCGAACTTGAGCGCCGACTCGAATGCGGCCAGTTCATCGAAGGGTCGGTGCATCTCGCTGTAGGTCAGGCCCAGAGAGATGTAGAGGTCTCGTGAGCCCGCGGGGAATGCAGCGAGTCCAGATTGACAGGCCTCAAGGGCAGCGTCGAGTTCCTGCGCGTCCCTGAGACAGTCTCCTCGGCGGACCCAATCGTTGAGCGACGCTGGCTTCGGGCCTTGCTCGCAAGGGCTTGCAGCCGCGCCAGGCGTCGGCGAATCCGGGGTCGGAGAAGGGGCGGCGGCCCCAAGCAGAACGATGAGCAATGCCGACATCGCAGCCAGAGCGACCTTCATATGATCCTCCCGGTGATCAAGCTGCTGGGAATATGGGTTCCCGGGATGGATGGGACAACCCGACCTGACGCCGCGCTCACCGTAAAGGAACCCCACCGCGAGCGCGGCCAAGCGAGGACGATGGAAGCTGTCAGCGTAAGGCTGGTTTGGCGCCGGAAGTCGCCTTGGGTCGGACCTGTCCGGCGGGTCGTCGAGCGCTGCTTCAGTCTTGGTGGGTTCCTTCGCCGTGAGCTTCTCTTGGTTCCTGGCTGCGGCGTGCTTGCGCCATCTTCCAATATCCGCAACTCGCGAGTCCAAGTCCCAGTATCGCCCACACGACCCGGCTCCATCCTTCGCCGCCGATCGGTAGAACGAATCGCCAAAAGAGCATCCATCCCAGCGCGACAAGCAGAATCCAGGGACGAGCCGCGGCCCTAAGGGCGCTTGTCTTGCGCCATCCCTCGGGCAACGTGCCCGCTTCGCCCGACGACGCCCCTACCCTAACGGCCGACACCAGTGGCCCCGCGAGGGTGCAAATCGCGACAAGGGCGAGCATGAGTGTCTGGAGCGGTCGGAAGAACCCCGTCGCAAACAGGAGGAACCCCCCGATCAAGGACCCAATGATCAACCCCGACCACACTGCGATCCCGAGCGCATGTCCGGAAGGATTCCGTCTCACGTTTTCGTCCACGACAGGAAAGAACTAGAGGTTGGATTGTCACCAGTCAGCGGTAGTTCGTCGCTGACGTAAACCTCGAAGCACACGCTCCGGGACAATGCCCGCTCGAATTGAGGGGAGGATTTGGCCCGTGGCTAATCTGGTGGCCTTGGCCAACCTAGCCGACGTGGCTACGACTCTTCCTGGCAGAGAACTCGGTGCGCTGCCTCTTCGGCTTGTCGCACGGCATCCGAAACCTCTTTCTTGCTGACGCTGCCCATCCCGAACTTCTGATTCTGCTTGATGACCGGATCGATGTAAGCCGTGGCGTCGGCGTGTATTTTTTCTTTTGTCGTCATCTCGGCTCCTCCTATGTCCAGAGAGAGTCTACGATCAGGTCAGCGAAATATCTCACCCAGTACTTCTGGAGTAGTCTTTTCGCCCTCAACGTATTTCCAAGAAGTTCTGTAACTTGCAAAGCTGGGACCAGCGCCTCAATCACGTCATCTTGTCGCAATTTCGCCGGGGCCTTGATGTATTTCCCAGCGTACTCGTACGCATTCTTGTAGATCGTCTCCCAGACTGCCCGATGCTTCTCGAAGAAATCCACCAGGGACGCTCGTTGAAGTTTTTGAAGTTCTGCCTGACTAAGCGCCATGACTTACCTCAAGACCAATCCGGTCACCACGGCTGCCGCTGCGACGACGATGACCGCCTGAACCGCCAATCCAATAAGGCCGATCCCGTATAGATAGCCCGAATCGTTCGAGGTGCCGAACATGAGCATCGCGGCAGCGACGAGCCCCAAGACGAACGCCGCGACCAGTCCCCACGCTGCTATCTTGTACGGGGTCTTAACGCCCCCGGCGTCGCCAGGATAGGATTGGTACGCGGAAAGCGAGTGTCTTCCTCTCCGAAATCCTTCCGGGTTTGAGGGCGTAAATCGGTAGAGAAATTCCCTCCTTCTTCTGGCGGCCGAAGGCCGCGAGTAGGAGGACGGGATGTTCGAGAGATTGCGGGACGGGATCGAGGGACCTGCAGGATCTGGGGCGGCTGAATCGGTTGAAGGGTTGGGTGAGAGCGCGGCGCGCGACGACGTCGAGACGTCGAGCGCGCCGCGGGGCCGGCGGTTGACGGGTCGAAGGGAGGGATCGCCGGCACGCGTCGATGAGGAGTCCGAGCGCCGGTCGACGCTGACGGCGGAGGAGCGGTTTCTGGTGCTGGACGCCTGGAAGCGGTCGGGGCTTCCGGGCGGCGAGTTCGCGAAGATCGTACAGGTATCGGCGCACACGCTGAACGCCTGGCGCCGGCGCTTCGACGAGATGGGTCCGGAGGGACTATCGGATCATCCGCGTGGAGC is part of the Terriglobia bacterium genome and encodes:
- a CDS encoding right-handed parallel beta-helix repeat-containing protein; the protein is MFGVTICVLVASILPTPPAGSDVPRRIDVDCSVHGALEKALTRAGTIGKVDIYLHGTCKGNFVINSEDVTLLDATGDSGLEAPTGDTSDSPVLEIGDVRANVQGLFVKGGQIGILVHGWDSEVFFSQVSVHGQGNYGLFANRGAQVHVLDSTVGDGLYGIVVNADSSINLQRVVVSHCDIGVLLFYGSLAAINDSTIENNRVAGLSVGNRSDANVLGGVFRENGGVHIADDDWSSVTLLNGVALGSEGDATSYALSSSRSASIDTYTTPVIYGNAGAGAGGSLALGNTVLNGDLIVTQFANAHVRNSEIAGVVVCMDGGEAICRQTPTEGAFDCPSPTCGSPTAGVAARVRSAPEIPVIEAPRFEPSSRPRLRR
- a CDS encoding tetratricopeptide repeat protein, whose translation is MKVALAAMSALLIVLLGAAAPSPTPDSPTPGAAASPCEQGPKPASLNDWVRRGDCLRDAQELDAALEACQSGLAAFPAGSRDLYISLGLTYSEMHRPFDELAAFESALKFDAADPEALYFVGIGYEEIFAYPTALEYFHKVLATRPNDGRAHRNIGYVLLQQGKREDAIGPLQTALEIDPGDWKANLNLGAAYGAICSAIDQELSGFVPAERSAGDPNSPPIRRRTELLEKRKRFDCANQATKHDREAARLHPEDARTWYNLGTGLMRNPGNSVEAIDALQRAIALKPDYYEALRNLTIAQQEAGRDADAYETCGKIQKISSEDAWLEETKADLEGKLGRVDEAIISYRTAIQLANGDPAVLGHLHSFLESLGRSAEFQQDLDRAKQLRPDLARFYDELFPRP